A genomic segment from Agromyces sp. CF514 encodes:
- a CDS encoding serine hydrolase gives MVVLLVIVLVLVTGVIAVYWWQRPMLLTGTGYAAHNACAVTEVGGRENAEDDLPPNPLVPYLSESVDGDQTTGSLFGVLAAQHAWFTEGFGCTLDGDRPDLGEATTVGSDGNPFTDAPTPVADPALDAAMAHAFGDDLPPVVAEALGTRAVVIAKDGELVAERYADGFDATTPQLGWSMSKSATELMTGMLVKQGVVSLDDDHLRPEWTDGRADITVEHLLRMTSGIEWDETYDLGTPITQMLYGEHDMGAYVAGLPLESTPGTVQEYSSGSTTLLCSVLAERTGLGADLPRQKLLAPLGLSSGVFEPDAAGTPVCSSYLWATPRDWTALGQFALQGGEWNGEQLLPEGWMEQTLTVTDVERTDDPGYGMAWRVNVMPDGSLRWANLPEDTFYASGHDGQKVIVVPSEQLVVTRMGFTPEADDEASEVQLVAEAIAALG, from the coding sequence ATGGTCGTCCTCCTCGTCATCGTGCTCGTCCTCGTGACGGGGGTCATCGCCGTCTACTGGTGGCAGCGCCCGATGCTGCTCACCGGCACGGGCTATGCGGCGCACAACGCCTGCGCCGTGACCGAGGTCGGCGGCCGTGAGAACGCCGAAGACGACCTACCGCCGAACCCGCTGGTGCCGTACCTGAGCGAGTCGGTCGACGGCGATCAGACGACCGGGTCGCTGTTCGGCGTGCTCGCTGCGCAGCACGCGTGGTTCACCGAGGGCTTCGGCTGCACGCTCGACGGCGATCGACCCGATCTCGGCGAGGCGACCACGGTGGGCTCCGACGGCAACCCGTTCACCGACGCCCCGACTCCGGTCGCCGACCCGGCGCTCGACGCCGCGATGGCGCACGCGTTCGGCGACGACCTGCCTCCCGTCGTGGCCGAGGCGCTCGGCACGCGAGCGGTCGTGATCGCGAAGGACGGCGAGCTCGTCGCCGAGCGGTACGCCGACGGGTTCGACGCGACGACCCCGCAGCTCGGCTGGTCGATGTCGAAGAGCGCGACCGAGCTCATGACGGGCATGCTCGTGAAGCAGGGCGTCGTCTCGCTCGACGACGACCACCTCCGCCCCGAGTGGACCGACGGTCGCGCCGACATCACGGTCGAGCACCTGCTGCGCATGACGAGCGGCATCGAGTGGGACGAGACCTACGACCTCGGCACGCCGATCACGCAGATGCTCTACGGCGAGCACGACATGGGTGCGTACGTCGCGGGCCTGCCCCTCGAGAGCACGCCCGGCACCGTGCAGGAGTACTCGAGCGGCAGCACGACGCTGCTCTGCTCGGTGCTCGCGGAGCGCACCGGCCTCGGCGCCGACCTGCCCCGACAGAAGCTGCTCGCGCCGCTCGGACTCTCGTCGGGCGTCTTCGAACCGGATGCCGCGGGCACGCCGGTCTGCTCCTCGTACCTCTGGGCGACACCCCGTGACTGGACCGCGCTCGGCCAGTTCGCGCTGCAGGGCGGCGAATGGAACGGCGAGCAGCTGCTGCCCGAGGGCTGGATGGAGCAGACGCTCACCGTCACCGACGTCGAGCGCACCGACGACCCCGGGTACGGCATGGCCTGGCGCGTGAACGTGATGCCCGACGGCAGCCTCCGTTGGGCGAACCTGCCCGAGGACACGTTCTACGCCTCGGGCCACGACGGCCAGAAGGTCATCGTGGTGCCATCGGAGCAGCTCGTGGTCACCCGCATGGGCTTCACGCCCGAGGCCGACGACGAGGCCTCCGAGGTGCAGCTCGTGGCCGAGGCGATCGCCGCGCTGGGCTGA
- a CDS encoding metal-dependent transcriptional regulator — protein sequence MPATSPAIEDYLKTVYAHTEWQPDPITPKVLADKLGVAPSSVTEMVKKMAANGLISHVPYGPLRLTDAGRARALAVVRRHRLIETWLVAEMGYEWHEVHDEAEVLEHSLSDRLLEAIDARLGRPTRDPHGDAIPSASGEVASEPFLLLSEAVTGHAARVIRISDRDPDVLRSLADCGIVPGIEVRVTDAAGDRVTLQAAGEVAELAHEVAAAIWVTA from the coding sequence ATGCCAGCCACCAGCCCCGCGATCGAGGACTACCTCAAGACGGTGTACGCCCACACCGAGTGGCAGCCCGACCCGATCACGCCGAAGGTGCTCGCCGACAAGCTCGGCGTCGCCCCGTCATCCGTCACCGAGATGGTGAAGAAGATGGCGGCCAACGGGCTCATCTCGCACGTTCCCTACGGGCCGCTGCGCCTCACCGATGCGGGCCGGGCGCGCGCCCTCGCGGTCGTGCGCCGCCACCGGCTCATCGAGACCTGGCTCGTCGCCGAGATGGGCTACGAGTGGCACGAGGTGCACGACGAGGCCGAGGTGCTCGAGCACTCGCTGAGCGATCGCCTGCTCGAGGCGATCGACGCCCGGCTCGGCCGCCCGACCCGCGACCCGCACGGCGATGCGATCCCGTCGGCCTCGGGCGAGGTCGCGAGCGAGCCGTTCCTGCTGCTCTCCGAGGCGGTCACGGGGCATGCCGCACGGGTGATCCGCATCAGCGACCGAGACCCCGACGTGCTGCGCTCGCTCGCCGACTGCGGCATCGTGCCGGGCATCGAGGTGCGGGTGACGGATGCCGCGGGCGATCGCGTGACCCTGCAGGCCGCCGGCGAGGTCGCCGAACTGGCACACGAGGTCGCCGCCGCGATCTGGGTCACCGCCTGA
- a CDS encoding alpha/beta hydrolase, with the protein MTDRAPLTPADLVGMLATGADLPRELATQQEPDAASALPAIVDARGDRVLTDVAYARLGGFRPLVLDLRVPPSAGPVPVVLYLHGGAFRWGSHHDPLFGIAEALADAGIATASAQYRLDGEAPFPASLHDVHAALRWLRVVGPELGLDSDRIGVMGESAGGFLAVFAGLRPHDPSLVGEVGLVGIESRVDAVVGWYSYTGSVLEEHPDPDIVSWASPRSHVGAQAAPMLLLHGDADEQLSMTHSSDLVVALTAAGVAAQFEVVPGAGHVFEGADPAPVVARTAEFFSDRLEARPRSNGA; encoded by the coding sequence GTGACCGACCGTGCTCCGCTCACTCCCGCCGACCTCGTCGGCATGCTCGCGACCGGCGCCGACCTGCCGCGCGAGCTCGCGACGCAGCAGGAGCCCGACGCGGCATCCGCCCTGCCCGCGATCGTCGACGCACGCGGCGACCGCGTCCTCACCGACGTCGCGTACGCACGGCTCGGCGGATTCCGTCCGCTCGTGCTCGACCTGCGCGTGCCGCCCTCGGCCGGCCCGGTTCCGGTCGTGCTCTACCTGCACGGCGGGGCGTTCCGCTGGGGCAGTCACCACGACCCGCTCTTCGGCATCGCCGAGGCCCTCGCGGATGCCGGCATCGCCACCGCCTCGGCCCAGTACCGGCTCGACGGCGAGGCGCCGTTCCCCGCGTCGCTGCACGATGTGCACGCGGCCCTCCGCTGGCTGCGGGTCGTCGGGCCGGAGCTCGGCCTCGACTCCGACCGCATCGGCGTCATGGGCGAGTCGGCCGGAGGGTTCCTCGCCGTGTTCGCGGGCCTGCGTCCGCACGACCCGTCGCTCGTCGGCGAGGTCGGCCTCGTCGGCATCGAGTCCCGCGTCGACGCCGTCGTCGGCTGGTACTCGTACACGGGCTCGGTGCTCGAAGAGCATCCCGACCCCGATATCGTCTCGTGGGCGTCGCCGCGCAGCCATGTCGGCGCGCAAGCCGCGCCGATGCTGCTCCTCCACGGCGACGCCGACGAGCAGCTGTCGATGACCCACAGCTCCGACCTCGTCGTAGCGCTCACGGCAGCCGGCGTCGCAGCGCAGTTCGAGGTCGTCCCCGGCGCGGGGCACGTGTTCGAGGGCGCCGATCCGGCGCCGGTCGTCGCCCGAACGGCCGAGTTCTTCTCGGATCGGCTCGAGGCGCGGCCACGCTCCAACGGGGCCTGA
- a CDS encoding ATP-binding protein has product MSGWRLREFHNDDLDGILHLWETQRRSAHEPVYDLSEVIASCQKDHAIVAVAGDEVIGATVGRAAHDQGWVVFFAIAEEWRGRGIGSAMLADLEKRMAPHGLTKLSALIPENESRVDAFANQGFELKHQLRYFERRIPVQRQELSSLAELGGRLLPRTLWEGVAGMRREKEILEQRLVLPLAEPDLAEQYGVVPPRAVVLFGPPGTGKTTFAKAIASRLEWSFVEVFPSRLAADPRGLAGALRETFTKIAELEHAVVFIDEVEEIAAQRSGEPPSPLQGVTNELLKIIPAFREQPGRLLVCATNFIRALDTAFLRHGRFDYVIPIGLPDEAARLAIWQRYVPEQVAEAVDLAVLVERTAGFSPADIEFAARSASQRAFEAAVRRGAIDTGVTGHDGGTDAAAHPAGPSTADYLEAIAGTRTTVSAETADAFLEDIERLARV; this is encoded by the coding sequence ATGTCCGGCTGGCGATTGCGCGAGTTCCACAACGACGACCTCGACGGCATCCTGCACCTCTGGGAGACGCAGCGGCGATCGGCCCACGAGCCCGTCTACGACCTGAGCGAGGTCATCGCCTCGTGCCAGAAGGACCACGCGATCGTGGCGGTCGCGGGCGACGAGGTCATCGGCGCGACCGTCGGACGGGCGGCGCACGACCAGGGCTGGGTCGTGTTCTTCGCGATCGCCGAGGAGTGGCGCGGCCGCGGCATCGGCTCGGCCATGCTCGCCGACCTCGAGAAGCGCATGGCGCCGCACGGGCTCACGAAGCTCTCGGCGCTCATCCCCGAGAACGAGAGCCGCGTCGACGCGTTCGCCAACCAGGGCTTCGAACTCAAGCACCAGCTGCGTTACTTCGAGCGGCGCATCCCGGTGCAGCGGCAGGAGTTGAGCTCGCTCGCCGAACTCGGCGGACGCCTGCTGCCGCGCACCCTCTGGGAGGGCGTGGCCGGCATGCGACGCGAGAAGGAGATCCTCGAGCAGCGGCTCGTACTGCCGCTCGCCGAACCCGACCTCGCCGAGCAGTACGGCGTCGTGCCGCCGCGCGCGGTCGTGCTCTTCGGTCCGCCCGGCACCGGCAAGACGACGTTCGCCAAGGCGATCGCCTCGCGTCTCGAGTGGTCGTTCGTCGAGGTGTTCCCCTCGCGCCTCGCCGCAGACCCGCGCGGCCTCGCCGGCGCGCTGCGCGAGACGTTCACGAAGATCGCCGAGCTCGAGCACGCCGTCGTGTTCATCGACGAGGTCGAGGAGATCGCCGCCCAGCGATCGGGCGAGCCCCCGTCGCCGCTGCAGGGCGTCACGAACGAGCTGCTGAAGATCATCCCCGCCTTCCGCGAGCAGCCCGGCCGCCTGCTGGTGTGCGCGACGAACTTCATCCGCGCGCTCGACACGGCCTTCCTCCGACACGGCCGGTTCGACTACGTGATCCCGATCGGCCTGCCCGACGAGGCCGCGCGCCTCGCCATCTGGCAGCGTTACGTGCCCGAGCAGGTCGCCGAGGCCGTCGACCTCGCCGTGCTCGTCGAGCGCACCGCCGGGTTCTCGCCCGCCGACATCGAGTTCGCCGCGCGCAGCGCGTCGCAGCGGGCATTCGAGGCGGCTGTCCGCCGGGGCGCGATCGACACCGGAGTCACCGGCCACGACGGTGGAACGGATGCCGCGGCGCACCCGGCCGGCCCCAGCACCGCCGACTACCTCGAGGCCATCGCGGGCACGCGCACCACTGTCTCGGCCGAGACCGCCGACGCGTTCCTCGAGGACATCGAGCGGCTGGCGCGAGTCTGA
- a CDS encoding Nramp family divalent metal transporter, translated as MPKTLDDETTPTRPQPQPQPTDDTATDAAGGRLAASAPRLAWLIGPALVAGVAYLDPGNVASNMTAGAKYGYLLVWVVVIGNVMAWLIQYLSAKLGVVTGKSLPEVLGERIGNRWGRRAYWLQAEAVAMATDIAEVIGGAVALNLLFGVPLVWGGLITGTVSLVLLVIQSKRGARPFEFVIIGLLVIIAVGFSVGVFVAPPDPAGVLGGLVPRFEDANSVLLAASILGATIMPHAIYAHSALARDRFAPKHATEARRVPTARLLTATRWDVTIAMAIAGTVNLCILLLAAANLAGVAGTDSLEGAHAALEASLGPIVATLFAVGLLASGLASTSVGAYAGAEIMHGLLHVRVPLIARRLVTLVPALAILALGFDPTVSLVLSQVVLSFGIPFALIPLVSVTAKRGVLGRFANHWATTAAGIAASVFLITLNGLLLWLVFTGA; from the coding sequence ATGCCGAAAACGCTCGACGACGAGACGACCCCGACGCGACCCCAGCCGCAGCCCCAGCCGACCGACGACACGGCGACGGATGCCGCGGGCGGCCGCCTCGCGGCATCCGCCCCTCGCCTCGCGTGGCTGATCGGGCCCGCACTCGTGGCGGGCGTCGCCTACCTCGACCCGGGCAACGTCGCGAGCAACATGACGGCCGGGGCCAAGTACGGCTACCTGCTCGTGTGGGTCGTGGTGATCGGCAACGTCATGGCGTGGCTCATCCAGTACCTGTCGGCCAAGCTCGGCGTGGTCACGGGCAAGAGCCTGCCCGAGGTGCTCGGCGAGCGCATCGGCAACCGCTGGGGGCGTCGTGCGTACTGGCTGCAGGCCGAGGCCGTCGCCATGGCCACCGACATCGCCGAGGTCATCGGCGGCGCGGTGGCGCTGAACCTCCTGTTCGGCGTGCCGCTCGTGTGGGGCGGCCTCATCACGGGCACGGTCTCGCTGGTGCTGCTCGTGATCCAGTCCAAGCGCGGTGCGCGGCCGTTCGAGTTCGTCATCATCGGGCTGCTCGTGATCATCGCCGTGGGCTTCAGCGTCGGCGTCTTCGTCGCCCCGCCCGACCCGGCCGGCGTGCTCGGCGGGCTCGTGCCGCGCTTCGAGGACGCGAACTCGGTGCTGCTCGCGGCGTCGATCCTCGGAGCGACGATCATGCCGCACGCCATCTACGCCCACTCCGCGCTCGCCCGCGACCGCTTCGCGCCCAAGCACGCGACGGAGGCCCGACGGGTTCCGACCGCGCGGCTGCTCACCGCGACCCGGTGGGACGTCACGATCGCGATGGCCATCGCCGGCACCGTGAACCTCTGCATCCTGCTGCTCGCGGCCGCGAACCTCGCGGGCGTCGCAGGCACCGACAGCCTCGAAGGGGCGCATGCCGCACTCGAGGCCTCGCTCGGGCCGATCGTGGCGACGCTCTTCGCCGTGGGCCTGCTCGCCTCGGGCCTCGCGTCGACGTCGGTCGGCGCCTACGCGGGCGCCGAGATCATGCACGGACTGCTGCACGTGCGCGTGCCCCTGATCGCCCGACGCCTCGTGACGCTCGTGCCCGCGCTCGCGATCCTCGCGCTCGGGTTCGACCCCACCGTCTCGCTCGTGCTCAGCCAGGTCGTGCTCTCGTTCGGCATCCCGTTCGCGCTGATCCCGCTCGTCTCGGTGACCGCGAAACGCGGCGTGCTCGGGCGGTTCGCGAACCACTGGGCGACGACCGCGGCCGGCATCGCGGCATCCGTCTTCCTCATTACTCTGAACGGCCTGCTGCTCTGGCTGGTGTTCACCGGAGCGTGA
- a CDS encoding RNA methyltransferase, producing the protein MTEHQGADRPERELPEPEHPEPTLPHGVPPWPGGRGEWPDEPHYDPDLLEHGDTRNVIDRYRYWRMDAIVADLDLHRHPFHVAIENWQHDMNIGSIVRTANAFAAETVHIIGRRRWNKRGAMVTDRYQHVLHHPDVADFVDWARANDLPIIAVDNVEGSEPVDAVELPERCVLLFGQEGPGLSDEAIAASDRVVEITQYGSTRSINASAAAAIVMHEWVRRYARR; encoded by the coding sequence GTGACCGAACACCAGGGCGCGGACCGGCCGGAGCGCGAGCTCCCCGAGCCCGAGCACCCAGAGCCCACCCTGCCGCACGGCGTGCCGCCGTGGCCCGGAGGTCGCGGCGAGTGGCCCGACGAGCCGCACTACGACCCCGACCTGCTCGAACACGGCGACACCCGCAACGTGATCGACCGGTACCGGTACTGGCGCATGGACGCGATCGTCGCCGACCTCGACCTGCACCGGCATCCGTTCCACGTCGCGATCGAGAACTGGCAGCACGACATGAACATCGGCTCGATCGTGCGCACGGCCAACGCGTTCGCCGCCGAGACCGTGCACATCATCGGCCGCCGCCGCTGGAACAAGCGCGGCGCCATGGTCACCGACCGCTATCAGCACGTGCTGCACCATCCGGATGTCGCCGACTTCGTCGACTGGGCTCGCGCGAACGACCTGCCGATCATCGCGGTCGACAACGTCGAGGGCTCCGAGCCGGTCGACGCGGTCGAGCTGCCCGAGCGGTGCGTGCTGCTCTTCGGACAGGAGGGGCCGGGGCTGAGCGACGAGGCCATCGCGGCCTCCGACCGGGTCGTCGAGATCACGCAGTACGGTTCGACGCGCTCGATCAACGCGAGCGCCGCGGCCGCGATCGTCATGCACGAGTGGGTGCGCAGGTACGCACGGCGCTGA
- the idi gene encoding isopentenyl-diphosphate Delta-isomerase: MNGATAGAASAVEVGPSAGAVTGAALAEAAVEQVVLLDDDGTPIGTFDKARVHGLDTPLHLAFSCYGFDTEGRMLLTRRALAKRTWPGVWTNACCGHPQPGEDPSDAVARRVRSELGVEPRDIRPVLPGFRYRAVDASGMVENEVCPVFFAELPTELAPDPDEVMSWAWVEPGEFLTTAEFAPFLLSPWSVLQAADFRREGLLGAV; the protein is encoded by the coding sequence ATGAACGGAGCGACGGCGGGCGCGGCATCGGCAGTCGAAGTGGGACCGTCGGCGGGCGCGGTGACGGGCGCAGCCCTGGCCGAGGCAGCCGTCGAACAGGTCGTGCTGCTCGACGACGACGGCACGCCGATCGGCACGTTCGACAAGGCCCGCGTGCACGGTCTCGACACCCCGCTGCACCTCGCCTTCTCGTGCTACGGCTTCGATACAGAGGGACGGATGCTGCTGACCCGCCGCGCCCTCGCGAAGCGCACCTGGCCCGGTGTCTGGACCAACGCCTGCTGCGGGCATCCGCAGCCCGGTGAAGATCCGTCGGATGCGGTCGCCCGCCGCGTGCGCTCGGAGCTCGGTGTCGAGCCCCGCGACATCCGGCCGGTGCTGCCCGGGTTCCGCTACCGCGCCGTCGACGCGAGCGGCATGGTCGAGAACGAGGTGTGCCCGGTGTTCTTCGCCGAGCTGCCGACCGAGCTCGCGCCCGACCCCGACGAGGTCATGTCATGGGCCTGGGTCGAGCCTGGCGAGTTCCTCACGACGGCCGAGTTCGCGCCGTTCCTGCTCAGCCCGTGGAGCGTGCTGCAGGCGGCCGATTTCCGCCGGGAGGGTCTCCTCGGGGCGGTCTGA
- a CDS encoding alkaline phosphatase family protein: protein MTRVLLLDIVGLTSRALSHMPRLRALASAGASTRLGTVLPAVTCSVQSTMLTGLAPAQHGIVGNGWYHRDIGEVNLWRQHNALVEGEKVWETARLREPGFTTANVGWWYAMGASTDVTVTPRPIYHADGRKSPDAYTRPPALHDRLVGEHGAFPLFQYWGPTASIASTRWMVEATRSVLRDEASDLVMSYLPHLDYDLQRFGPDSPEADRAAAELDAVLAPLLDDAIAAGATVVAVAEYGIAPVDRPVDVNRALRRAGLLEVHTQQGRELLDPMTSRAFAVADHQVAHVYVADPSDVPRVRDLLAGLDGVDEVLDRAAQARYGLDHARSGELVVVAEPGAWFTYYYWLDDEHAPDFARGVDIHKKPGYDPAELFFDPADRFAKARAGLGLVRKKLGLRYSMKVVPLDATHVRGSHGRLPEHDADTPLLICSDAGLPFWDTAPDLVPAARVRDLVLQAARVPEPAAAS from the coding sequence GTGACCCGGGTGCTGCTGCTCGACATCGTCGGGCTCACGTCACGCGCCCTGTCGCACATGCCGCGGCTTCGCGCCCTCGCCTCGGCCGGGGCGAGCACCCGGCTCGGAACCGTGCTGCCGGCCGTGACGTGCAGCGTGCAGTCGACCATGCTCACCGGGCTCGCGCCCGCACAGCACGGCATCGTCGGCAACGGCTGGTACCACCGCGACATCGGCGAGGTGAACCTCTGGCGCCAGCACAACGCGCTCGTCGAGGGCGAGAAGGTGTGGGAGACCGCGCGCCTGCGCGAGCCGGGCTTCACGACCGCGAACGTCGGCTGGTGGTATGCGATGGGGGCGAGCACCGACGTGACGGTCACGCCCCGCCCGATCTACCACGCCGACGGCCGCAAGTCGCCCGACGCCTACACGCGGCCGCCCGCGCTGCACGACCGGCTCGTCGGCGAGCACGGTGCGTTCCCGCTGTTCCAGTACTGGGGGCCCACCGCCTCGATCGCCTCGACACGGTGGATGGTCGAAGCGACCCGGTCGGTGCTTCGCGACGAGGCCTCCGACCTGGTGATGTCGTACCTGCCGCACCTCGACTACGACCTGCAGCGCTTCGGCCCCGACTCGCCGGAGGCCGATCGCGCCGCCGCCGAGCTCGACGCCGTGCTCGCGCCGCTGCTCGACGACGCGATCGCGGCCGGCGCGACCGTCGTCGCGGTCGCCGAGTACGGCATCGCGCCCGTCGACCGGCCCGTCGACGTCAACCGCGCGCTGCGCCGTGCCGGACTGCTCGAGGTGCACACCCAGCAGGGCCGCGAGCTGCTCGACCCGATGACCTCGCGCGCGTTCGCGGTCGCCGACCACCAGGTCGCCCACGTCTACGTGGCCGACCCGTCCGACGTGCCGCGCGTGCGCGACCTGCTCGCGGGTCTCGACGGCGTCGACGAGGTGCTCGATCGGGCGGCTCAGGCGCGCTACGGCCTCGACCACGCCCGCTCGGGAGAACTCGTGGTCGTCGCCGAACCCGGTGCCTGGTTCACCTACTACTACTGGCTCGACGACGAGCATGCGCCCGACTTCGCGCGCGGGGTCGACATCCACAAGAAGCCCGGCTACGACCCCGCCGAACTGTTCTTCGACCCCGCCGACCGGTTCGCGAAGGCGCGTGCGGGGCTCGGGCTCGTACGCAAGAAGCTCGGCCTGCGGTACTCGATGAAGGTCGTGCCGCTCGATGCGACGCACGTGCGCGGCAGCCACGGGCGCCTGCCGGAGCACGACGCCGACACCCCGCTGCTCATCTGCTCGGATGCCGGGCTGCCCTTCTGGGACACGGCGCCCGACCTCGTGCCGGCGGCCCGCGTGCGCGACCTCGTGCTCCAGGCCGCCCGCGTGCCCGAGCCCGCGGCGGCGTCATGA
- the eboE gene encoding metabolite traffic protein EboE, which translates to MELSYCTNVHPAEDLDGVLDQLSRYAGPARRAAGLDRLGVGLWLPAPLAHRLATDSAARDRLRAGLETEGLEVRTINAFPFTSFHAEVVKLDVYRPDWTDPRRAEFTLDCARVLADLLPEGADGSISTLPLGWRFPWTPAEDDLATAALSHVSAELRELRDRTGRTIRLAIEPEPGCVLDTVDDIIGWLAPRLGPTALGRIDPEFVGICLDTCHLATSFADPTETVRRVGAAGIRIPKVQASAALHIADPAEPAAREALAAFAEPRYLHQTRALAPDGAVIRVDDLPDALDETDGLRTDGPWRVHFHVPLHLEPETPLSSTTDVLRRAVAAVRELPDGDGAHLDVETYTWTVLPGGAGDLVEGIASELRWARAELLGDDADLRSAETAGTGRAAASVAEVVAS; encoded by the coding sequence ATGGAGCTCTCATACTGCACCAACGTGCACCCGGCGGAGGACCTCGACGGCGTGCTCGACCAGCTCTCGCGCTACGCCGGCCCGGCTCGCCGCGCCGCGGGCCTCGACCGGCTCGGCGTCGGCCTCTGGCTCCCCGCGCCGCTCGCGCACCGGCTCGCGACGGACTCCGCCGCACGCGACCGCCTGCGCGCCGGGCTCGAGACCGAGGGACTCGAGGTGCGCACGATCAACGCGTTCCCGTTCACCTCGTTCCACGCCGAGGTCGTGAAGCTCGACGTGTACCGCCCCGACTGGACCGACCCCCGGCGCGCCGAGTTCACGCTCGACTGCGCCCGGGTGCTCGCCGACCTGCTGCCCGAGGGCGCCGACGGCAGCATCTCGACGCTGCCGCTCGGATGGCGGTTCCCGTGGACTCCGGCAGAGGACGACCTCGCCACGGCCGCCCTCTCGCACGTCTCGGCCGAGCTGCGCGAGCTGCGCGACCGCACCGGCCGCACCATCCGCCTCGCGATCGAACCCGAGCCCGGGTGCGTGCTCGACACCGTCGACGACATCATCGGATGGCTCGCCCCGCGCCTCGGGCCGACCGCGCTCGGCCGCATCGACCCCGAGTTCGTCGGGATCTGCCTCGACACGTGCCATCTGGCGACCTCGTTCGCCGACCCGACCGAGACCGTGCGCCGGGTGGGCGCCGCCGGCATCCGGATCCCGAAGGTGCAGGCCTCTGCGGCCCTGCACATCGCAGACCCGGCCGAGCCGGCCGCACGCGAGGCCCTCGCCGCGTTCGCGGAGCCGCGCTACCTGCACCAGACGCGCGCGCTCGCGCCCGACGGCGCGGTGATCCGCGTCGACGACCTGCCCGACGCGCTCGACGAGACCGACGGGCTGCGCACCGACGGGCCATGGCGCGTGCACTTCCACGTGCCGCTGCACCTCGAGCCCGAGACGCCGCTGTCGTCGACGACCGACGTGCTGCGTCGCGCCGTCGCCGCGGTGCGAGAGCTGCCCGACGGCGACGGCGCGCACCTCGACGTCGAGACGTACACGTGGACGGTGCTTCCCGGCGGTGCGGGCGACCTCGTCGAGGGCATCGCCTCCGAGCTGCGGTGGGCTCGGGCCGAGCTGCTCGGCGACGACGCCGACCTGCGATCGGCCGAGACGGCCGGGACCGGCCGCGCCGCGGCATCCGTCGCCGAGGTCGTGGCCTCGTGA
- a CDS encoding TatD family hydrolase codes for MRIFDPHIHMTSRTTTDYRAMYDAGVRALVEPSFWLGQPRTNVGSYTDYFDALIGWERFRAAQYGIRHHATIGLNPKEANDPRCREVLDVLPRYLAKDGVVAVGETGYDSMTPEEDEVFARHLELALKHGLPALVHTPHRDKAAGTKRTLDVVRESGLAPGMVVVDHLNETTVADVADSGCWMGFSIYPDTKMDEHRFVAILREYGTERMLANSAADWGHSDPLKTLATAHAMLDAGFTDDDVDLVLWRNPVEFYGQSGRLNLDAVPGFEGAGDAGATDAAGPVSSTFEGNSVLRGVPA; via the coding sequence ATGCGCATCTTCGACCCGCACATCCACATGACCTCGCGCACCACGACCGACTACCGCGCCATGTACGACGCGGGCGTGCGCGCGCTCGTCGAGCCGTCGTTCTGGCTCGGCCAGCCGCGCACGAACGTGGGCAGCTACACCGACTACTTCGACGCGCTGATCGGGTGGGAGCGGTTCCGCGCCGCGCAGTACGGCATCCGCCATCACGCGACCATCGGCCTGAACCCGAAGGAGGCGAACGACCCGCGCTGCCGCGAGGTGCTCGACGTGCTGCCCCGCTACCTCGCCAAGGACGGCGTCGTGGCCGTCGGCGAGACGGGCTACGACTCGATGACGCCAGAGGAGGACGAGGTCTTCGCCCGCCACCTCGAGCTCGCGCTGAAGCACGGCCTGCCCGCCCTCGTGCACACGCCGCACCGCGACAAGGCCGCCGGTACGAAGCGCACGCTCGACGTCGTGCGCGAGTCCGGCCTCGCCCCCGGCATGGTCGTCGTCGACCACCTGAATGAAACGACGGTGGCGGATGTCGCCGACAGCGGGTGCTGGATGGGCTTCTCGATCTACCCCGACACCAAGATGGACGAGCACCGGTTCGTCGCGATCCTGAGGGAGTACGGCACCGAGCGGATGCTGGCGAACAGCGCCGCCGACTGGGGCCACTCCGATCCGCTGAAGACCCTCGCGACGGCGCACGCCATGCTCGACGCGGGCTTCACCGACGACGACGTCGACCTCGTGCTCTGGCGCAACCCCGTCGAGTTCTACGGGCAGAGCGGGCGGCTGAACCTCGACGCCGTGCCCGGGTTCGAGGGCGCGGGCGATGCCGGGGCGACGGATGCCGCAGGGCCGGTGTCGTCGACCTTCGAGGGCAACTCCGTGCTGCGGGGGGTGCCGGCCTGA